A stretch of DNA from Pseudomonas sp. HN11:
CTCCTGCTTGATACCTCCTTGCCAACGCACTGCATGGCACCTTCAGGCACGTATTTTTTGATGGGCACGTCAAAATATCACCTGTAGGAATTGACAGTTTTTTAGAGCCTTTCCTGATAAGGCGTATAACTTCAGAACACCGACCACCCAATCCGCTCACTCAACAACTCCAACGCCTTCATCCCCGCCAGCGAGTTCCCTGCCGCATTCAACTCCGGCGACCACACGCACACCGTGAACTGCCCCGGCACTACCGCGACAATCCCGCCGCCGACCCCGCTCTTGCCAGGCAAGCCCACGCGATAAGCAAAATTACCCGCCTCGTCATACAGCCCGCTGGTGGCCATGATCGAGTTGACCTGCTTGGTCTGGCGCGCCGTCAAAATCTGCTCGCCGCTGTGGGCGCTCGCGCCCTCGTTGGCCAGGAAGCTGAATGCCTTGGCCAGATCCAGGCAGCTCATCTGCAACGCGCAGTAGTTGAAATAGCTGTGCAGCACCGCGTCCACATCGTTGTGGAAGTTGCCGAACGATTTCATCAGATAGGCCATGGCCGCGTTGCGCGCGCCGTGTTGGGCTTCGGATTCGGCGACCACGCTGTTGACCAGGATCTGTGGGTTGCCGGACAGGCGACGCACAAAGTCGCGCATCGACAGGATCGGTACGGCAAAACGCGACTGGTTGATGTCGCAAATCACCAGCGCACCCGCGTTGATGAAGGGGTTGCGCGGGCGGCCGCGTTCGAATTCCAGTTGCACCATGGAATTGAACGGCTGCCCCGAAGGCTCATGGCCCAGGCGTTCCCAGATGGTTTCGCCACCGTGGTCGATGGCCTGCACCAGGCTGAACACCTTGGAAATGCTCTGCACCGAGAACAGCGTATCGGCGTCGCCGGCGCAGTAGGCCGCGCCATCGTTGCCGTACACGGCGATGCCGAGTTGGTTGGCGGGCACGTCGGCCAGCGCGGGGATGTAATCGGCAACTTTGCCGAGGCCGATCAGGGGGCGCACTTCGTCAAGGATCGACGAGAGCATCGCCTGCATGTCTTGTCCTGTCATCTGTCTTTGAATCAGTGGAAAGCGGGCCGCGGAGGATACTTCAATGCGCGCGGAAGCCCCACACAATCTCTACCACCCGCTCGGCGATCACCAGGTAAACCAGGATCAACAGTAACTGCAGCGCCAGGTGATAACGCAGCTTGGCGAGCCGACGGATGCCGTCGCTGACATTCAAGAGCATCAGCAGCGTCGACAGGATGATCAGGCCCCAGCCGGCCACGTTGGAGGCGAAAACCCCGATGAACAAATCACGCTGCCCAAGCAATGTGTTGGTCCCCGCCGCAAATAGCAGCGCACACACCAGCAGGTTTTTCACGTTGTCGAAGATCTGCGTGCTCAGATCGTTCTCCAACAACGCCATATACCGTTTCCATAACGTGCGCATGGCAAGTACCGGGTAGGGATCGCTCGTCACTCAAAGTAGTCCAAATGCCCGTACACTGCACCGTTGCGCTTATTCCACGAGGACTTTTACATGAAATTGATGATCGGCCTGGCCGCCCTGCTGTTGGTATCAGCTTGCTCCACTGCCTCCCACACCACCCCGCCTGCCCAAAATGCCGCAGCGTCCGAGTGCCTGGCCGGTGGTGGCACCATGAAACAGGTCGGGAAGTTGCAAAGCTGGAAATGCATCACGCCGTACAAGGACGCGGGCAAGGCCTGTACCGATTCGAGCCAGT
This window harbors:
- the glsB gene encoding glutaminase B, whose product is MQAMLSSILDEVRPLIGLGKVADYIPALADVPANQLGIAVYGNDGAAYCAGDADTLFSVQSISKVFSLVQAIDHGGETIWERLGHEPSGQPFNSMVQLEFERGRPRNPFINAGALVICDINQSRFAVPILSMRDFVRRLSGNPQILVNSVVAESEAQHGARNAAMAYLMKSFGNFHNDVDAVLHSYFNYCALQMSCLDLAKAFSFLANEGASAHSGEQILTARQTKQVNSIMATSGLYDEAGNFAYRVGLPGKSGVGGGIVAVVPGQFTVCVWSPELNAAGNSLAGMKALELLSERIGWSVF